A region of Leptospira bouyouniensis DNA encodes the following proteins:
- a CDS encoding cyclic nucleotide-binding domain-containing protein: MLSKTSPLSIKEIIAGTDLFLNLSPETREHLARSFVKVKVPKNKVVIKQGDHGDAMYLVATGSFSVYVTADGKKQKLGEIKPGSCFGEGALVTDEPRNATVICDQYGTVYRIGRDEFKKAFKDRSEELNAIIRLISRRSRALHRSVFRPEPRRIKELISSVSLFSGVGAKLIAELEPQMEWIFLPGGETLMRQGDKADGMYVVVNGTLEYEVRNHENLIVSTGYFSKGDIIGELALLTGEPRTATVVATLSCEIVKISTAAFESVFSKHPPSLLAITKLIAERFTNDRMGKRVAKQARSIITLFPLQKDLSVRNFASNLSQSLKKFGRTAIIESRDFKKRLGNREYAVSDLLESLYQMQDSHEFLILCPDFEDKLWTETILHHTNRILLLSEAHRTGGLTAEEIRFLGDSEEFFGPTRELVLLYSDPNEKPANTANLTRIRKIGIVRHIRTYSSHGFESLTRFITGRSVGLALGGGGAKGLAHIGLLKAMQEENIPIDMIGGTSAGALMASIYAMGYDATGLERVAKSLMSDKKTLNDYTIPTVSLIRGKKFNTVIKNFVGSTMIEDLWLPYFAVATSLTKAQKVIFDRGPVWKALRASASIPGILPPFYEKNELLVDGAILDNIPGAVMRERGADFVISVALSSEGDSTADEAFSSIYEKNNSGALPSALRLLFKRLIGKNQIQKDVPNLLSLLMRATFVASDAAKAKAKAESDIFAELPVEQYGLFDWKKFYELVDIGYQYGKTHAKSWKKQLGIRG, from the coding sequence ATGTTGTCAAAGACATCTCCTCTATCGATCAAAGAAATCATCGCAGGAACAGATTTATTCCTGAACCTATCACCGGAAACCAGAGAACACCTTGCAAGATCGTTCGTTAAAGTAAAGGTGCCAAAGAACAAGGTTGTCATAAAACAAGGAGATCATGGCGACGCAATGTATCTTGTTGCTACCGGAAGTTTTAGTGTCTATGTGACGGCAGATGGAAAAAAACAGAAACTAGGTGAGATCAAACCTGGAAGTTGTTTCGGCGAAGGTGCGCTTGTAACAGACGAACCACGTAATGCTACTGTTATATGCGACCAGTATGGCACAGTCTACCGAATCGGACGTGATGAATTCAAAAAGGCTTTCAAAGATCGCTCTGAAGAACTAAATGCAATCATTAGGCTAATTAGCAGACGGTCGCGTGCTCTGCATCGAAGTGTGTTCCGTCCTGAACCAAGACGAATCAAAGAGCTCATTTCATCAGTTTCTCTTTTTAGCGGTGTCGGTGCAAAACTCATCGCTGAACTGGAACCACAAATGGAATGGATATTTTTACCGGGCGGCGAAACACTCATGCGCCAAGGCGACAAAGCTGATGGTATGTATGTTGTCGTCAATGGAACTCTCGAATACGAAGTGAGAAATCATGAGAACCTCATTGTTTCAACTGGGTATTTTTCAAAAGGAGATATCATTGGCGAACTTGCACTATTAACAGGTGAGCCGCGTACCGCCACAGTTGTCGCAACACTTTCCTGTGAGATTGTAAAAATCAGTACTGCTGCATTTGAATCCGTTTTCTCCAAACATCCTCCGAGTCTGTTGGCTATTACCAAACTGATCGCAGAACGGTTCACAAACGACCGAATGGGGAAACGAGTTGCCAAACAAGCTCGTAGTATCATTACACTTTTTCCATTACAGAAGGATCTTTCAGTTCGTAATTTTGCCTCAAACCTTTCACAATCACTAAAAAAATTCGGACGCACAGCGATCATTGAAAGCCGCGACTTTAAAAAACGTCTTGGAAATCGCGAATATGCGGTTTCAGACTTGCTTGAATCATTATACCAGATGCAAGACTCTCACGAATTCTTGATCCTTTGCCCTGACTTTGAAGATAAACTATGGACTGAAACGATACTACATCATACCAATCGTATTTTACTGTTAAGCGAGGCGCATAGAACTGGAGGTCTTACTGCAGAAGAGATTCGATTTCTTGGCGATTCAGAAGAGTTTTTTGGCCCAACACGGGAATTAGTTTTACTCTATTCTGACCCGAACGAAAAACCAGCCAATACAGCGAACTTAACACGCATTCGAAAAATTGGAATCGTCAGACATATTCGGACTTACAGTAGCCATGGTTTTGAAAGTCTAACCCGTTTTATTACAGGTCGTTCCGTAGGACTCGCATTAGGTGGTGGTGGAGCAAAAGGACTAGCTCATATCGGACTTTTGAAAGCCATGCAGGAAGAAAATATACCTATTGATATGATAGGAGGCACAAGTGCTGGTGCTCTTATGGCAAGTATATATGCAATGGGTTATGATGCGACCGGATTAGAACGCGTCGCCAAATCACTTATGAGCGACAAAAAAACACTGAATGATTATACAATTCCAACTGTCTCACTCATTCGTGGTAAAAAATTCAATACAGTCATTAAAAATTTCGTTGGAAGCACAATGATCGAAGATCTTTGGTTACCTTATTTTGCTGTTGCAACAAGTCTTACCAAAGCCCAGAAAGTGATCTTCGACCGTGGACCTGTTTGGAAAGCATTACGTGCTTCTGCATCGATACCAGGCATCTTACCGCCGTTCTACGAGAAAAATGAGCTGCTTGTCGATGGTGCTATACTCGATAACATACCAGGTGCTGTGATGCGAGAAAGAGGAGCCGATTTTGTAATATCGGTGGCACTCTCTTCTGAGGGTGATTCTACAGCAGATGAAGCATTCAGCTCCATTTATGAAAAAAATAATTCAGGAGCACTTCCATCAGCACTCCGACTTTTATTCAAACGACTCATAGGCAAAAATCAAATACAAAAAGACGTCCCAAACCTTTTAAGTTTACTGATGCGTGCTACATTTGTTGCTTCTGACGCTGCAAAAGCCAAAGCAAAAGCTGAGTCAGATATTTTTGCTGAGCTACCTGTTGAACAATATGGTCTTTTCGATTGGAAGAAATTTTATGAACTAGTTGATATCGGATACCAGTATGGCAAAACTCATGCCAAGAGTTGGAAAAAACAACTAGGGATCAGAGGATAA
- a CDS encoding DoxX family protein produces the protein MKKVNLYYWIATGLVVFFLLPGSVMNIMQTEDWLEVFKQLGYPAYLLPFLGVAKISACIAIVLPNLRRLKEWAYAGLVFDIVGAIYSALMAGPFDPRLSFMILPLSAIFASYFLWHKKIS, from the coding sequence ATGAAAAAAGTAAATCTTTATTATTGGATCGCCACTGGCCTGGTCGTATTTTTTTTATTACCAGGATCTGTGATGAATATCATGCAAACCGAGGATTGGCTTGAAGTCTTCAAACAACTTGGCTACCCAGCGTACTTATTGCCGTTTTTAGGTGTCGCTAAGATTTCTGCCTGCATCGCTATTGTTTTACCTAACCTAAGACGACTGAAGGAGTGGGCTTACGCTGGTCTTGTTTTCGATATCGTCGGTGCCATTTATTCCGCACTCATGGCGGGCCCATTCGACCCAAGACTTTCCTTTATGATCCTACCATTATCTGCAATTTTTGCCTCTTATTTTTTATGGCATAAAAAAATTAGCTGA
- a CDS encoding DEAD/DEAH box helicase, whose product MQKQIETFSDLKLDRSIQKAVVETGYTKPTPIQIQAIPLLLDNHDLLGCAQTGTGKTAAFALPMIHNLISTRAKPNPKQPRSLVLVPTRELAIQVHESFVLYGKYTQIRTAVIFGGVGQNPQAKAIASGLDVLIATPGRLVDLMNQNLVSLKNLEIFVLDEADRMLDMGFIHDIRKIISYLPKRRQNLFFSATMPSEIEKLANSILVEPIRIDITPVSSTVELISQSVMYTELADKKNLLLHLFKDKNFKKTIIFTKTKHGANKISELLNKSGIKTDVIHGNKSQSARQRALEDFRSGKNRALVATDLAARGIDIDDITHVINYEIPYVPETYVHRIGRTARAGKNGIAIAIAEADERSLIKDIEKVIGISIPVDRDHPYHAARVESYTGKAPKIHGSGGGGNRGQRRPSQSGDNSSGRNANSKQNSKQNSHRSQGQSEKRKPSDSGNRSEPKKSSPGAKKSPSAKKARFR is encoded by the coding sequence TTGCAAAAACAAATTGAAACGTTTTCCGATCTGAAATTAGATCGATCCATCCAAAAAGCAGTCGTTGAGACTGGTTATACAAAACCGACACCCATCCAAATCCAAGCCATTCCTTTACTTCTAGACAATCACGATCTGTTAGGTTGTGCTCAAACAGGAACGGGTAAAACCGCTGCTTTTGCTTTGCCTATGATCCACAATTTAATTTCCACGAGGGCAAAACCAAATCCAAAACAACCCAGGTCTCTTGTGTTAGTTCCCACCCGTGAGCTTGCCATTCAAGTCCATGAAAGTTTTGTTTTATATGGAAAATATACGCAAATTCGAACGGCTGTCATTTTTGGTGGTGTGGGACAAAATCCCCAAGCCAAGGCGATTGCAAGTGGATTGGATGTACTCATTGCCACACCTGGTCGCCTTGTCGATTTGATGAACCAAAACCTGGTGTCTTTGAAAAATCTCGAAATATTCGTGTTAGATGAAGCAGATAGGATGTTGGATATGGGATTTATCCATGACATTCGAAAAATCATTTCGTACTTGCCGAAGCGCAGACAGAATTTGTTTTTTTCTGCAACGATGCCATCTGAAATAGAAAAATTGGCAAACTCAATTTTGGTAGAGCCAATTCGTATCGATATAACACCTGTTTCGTCGACAGTAGAACTCATTTCACAATCTGTGATGTACACAGAACTTGCAGATAAAAAAAATCTTCTCCTTCATTTGTTTAAAGATAAAAATTTTAAAAAAACAATTATCTTTACCAAAACAAAACATGGAGCCAATAAAATTTCGGAACTTTTAAACAAAAGTGGAATCAAAACGGATGTAATTCATGGCAACAAAAGTCAATCGGCTCGACAAAGAGCCTTAGAAGATTTTCGTTCGGGAAAAAACAGAGCTCTTGTCGCAACCGATTTAGCTGCCCGAGGAATCGACATCGATGACATCACCCATGTCATTAATTATGAAATTCCTTATGTTCCCGAAACCTATGTACACCGAATTGGTCGTACGGCACGTGCAGGGAAAAATGGAATTGCCATTGCGATCGCCGAGGCAGACGAAAGATCACTGATCAAAGACATTGAAAAAGTAATCGGAATTTCGATCCCAGTGGATCGGGACCATCCTTACCATGCAGCGCGGGTTGAATCGTATACAGGCAAGGCTCCAAAAATCCATGGATCGGGAGGTGGCGGCAATCGAGGCCAAAGACGTCCCTCCCAATCGGGAGATAATTCTTCTGGCCGTAATGCGAACTCAAAACAGAACTCCAAACAAAACTCACATCGAAGTCAAGGGCAATCCGAAAAAAGAAAGCCAAGTGATTCAGGCAATCGATCTGAGCCTAAAAAATCATCTCCTGGTGCAAAAAAATCACCGAGTGCCAAAAAGGCACGATTTAGGTAG
- a CDS encoding type II toxin-antitoxin system PemK/MazF family toxin, whose translation MIQVGKICLAELPQVDGKKKKRPILVLSKLPSRDHWFVCGVSRKTYDVVVGFDEIISSEKEFFHETGLKSTSSIKLGFVSYLEETRIEGFLGELPSEVYDLLIKRFLDQLSKNLVR comes from the coding sequence ATGATCCAAGTCGGTAAAATATGTTTGGCAGAACTTCCGCAAGTTGATGGAAAAAAGAAAAAGAGGCCAATACTAGTCTTATCTAAATTGCCTAGCAGGGACCATTGGTTTGTTTGCGGTGTTTCTCGTAAAACTTATGACGTGGTTGTTGGCTTTGATGAAATCATAAGTTCTGAGAAGGAGTTTTTTCATGAAACAGGACTCAAATCAACTTCATCCATCAAGTTAGGGTTTGTTTCTTACTTAGAAGAAACTAGAATTGAGGGATTTCTGGGAGAGTTGCCGAGCGAAGTTTATGATTTACTAATTAAACGATTTTTGGATCAACTATCTAAAAATTTGGTTCGATAG
- a CDS encoding DUF262 domain-containing protein, giving the protein MEQEQLKKVAVSDIFINTNFIIPIYQRNYSWKEKEIEQLIEDIDSSIQSPNSSYFLGNLIVNQKESRLYEVVDGQQRLTTLFILQRYLSTIFARDALCFEAREKSNRTLSALDDTGKLDIIDEFFSSEILDGLKIISNYFGKKQLDRNNFKSKLKNVFLIQVQVPQNIDLNHYFEIMNTRGEQLELHEIAKAKILEMLDSTEQRKVGAIIWDNCSNMDSYVQMNFKKEYREKIFTGDWSSLDKKVTSFESIVNLLKIQDNSKEEKSILEILGQEKIVQDKKPSGETEPNEDERFESILSFPNFLLQINSSKNDNLYEMEGNLDDKKFMLNLEWTWKSSINAKSFLFLLLKSRVLFDKYIVKREFARDYKDTGKWSLQRLEKYTDTTKGKSNDKPNYVATFSDRINKQLRTLQSCLRITYTSPKTMHWITLAIQNLLKDENANLTTILENYCSEKIKNSGFENESGFAIERIVFTYLDYLLYRDGNTKYDIKKLSEDWQFQFRNSIEHFYPQNPSELEKWEKPHLDCFGNLALITTSDNSKFSNVTPLAKVDTYKSIIDQSLKLMIMAKMVKDNHSWTKEMVELHKDEMFEILAGN; this is encoded by the coding sequence TGAATCAAAAAGAATCCAGATTATATGAAGTGGTTGACGGTCAACAGAGATTGACAACGTTATTTATTCTTCAACGATATTTAAGCACTATTTTCGCGCGAGACGCATTGTGTTTCGAAGCCAGAGAAAAATCCAACCGAACTCTTTCGGCACTTGATGATACTGGTAAATTGGATATTATCGATGAATTCTTTTCCTCGGAGATCCTGGACGGCCTTAAAATTATCTCAAATTACTTTGGTAAAAAACAACTGGATAGAAATAATTTTAAATCAAAGTTAAAAAACGTTTTTTTGATCCAAGTTCAAGTTCCTCAAAATATTGATTTAAACCATTATTTCGAAATCATGAATACTCGTGGAGAACAATTGGAGCTCCACGAGATTGCAAAAGCGAAGATTTTGGAAATGCTAGATTCTACTGAACAAAGAAAAGTAGGAGCCATAATATGGGACAATTGTTCAAATATGGATTCCTATGTTCAGATGAATTTTAAAAAGGAGTATAGAGAAAAAATATTTACAGGCGATTGGAGCAGTCTTGATAAAAAAGTTACTAGTTTTGAGAGCATTGTGAATTTGTTAAAAATTCAAGATAATTCTAAAGAAGAAAAGTCAATTCTCGAGATTCTTGGTCAAGAGAAGATAGTACAAGATAAAAAACCTTCTGGGGAAACCGAACCAAATGAGGATGAAAGGTTTGAATCCATTCTCTCTTTCCCAAACTTTCTTTTGCAGATTAATTCATCGAAAAACGACAATCTTTATGAAATGGAAGGAAACCTGGATGATAAGAAATTTATGCTCAACTTGGAGTGGACTTGGAAGAGTTCCATTAATGCAAAAAGTTTTCTTTTTCTACTTTTAAAATCTAGAGTTTTATTTGATAAATATATCGTAAAAAGAGAATTCGCCAGGGATTACAAAGATACCGGTAAGTGGTCTCTCCAACGCCTGGAAAAATATACAGATACGACAAAAGGTAAATCAAACGATAAACCGAATTATGTTGCTACTTTCAGTGATAGAATTAACAAGCAATTAAGAACACTCCAATCTTGCCTACGAATCACTTATACTTCTCCCAAAACAATGCATTGGATTACATTGGCAATTCAGAATTTATTGAAAGATGAAAACGCAAACTTAACAACTATACTTGAAAATTATTGCAGTGAAAAAATAAAAAATTCAGGTTTTGAAAATGAGAGTGGGTTTGCCATTGAGCGAATCGTTTTCACATACCTTGATTATCTTCTCTATCGTGATGGAAATACAAAATATGATATTAAGAAATTATCGGAAGATTGGCAATTCCAATTTCGGAATTCAATAGAACATTTCTATCCGCAAAATCCTAGTGAATTAGAAAAATGGGAAAAACCACATTTGGATTGTTTCGGGAATCTTGCTCTGATTACAACTTCTGACAATTCAAAGTTTTCGAATGTAACGCCGCTTGCAAAAGTTGATACATATAAAAGCATAATTGATCAAAGTTTGAAATTGATGATCATGGCAAAAATGGTCAAAGATAATCATTCCTGGACGAAAGAAATGGTAGAATTACATAAAGATGAAATGTTTGAGATTCTTGCAGGAAACTAA